TGACATCATAGGACTGTTATTACTCTATTCGGGTCACGAGTTGTGGTCAGAGGAGTTGAACACATAAGCAATAACTTAGTTTCATATTAATGGCAGTAGATTTTCTTGTTATCACAAGGTAAAGCAGAGAGAAGTATTGTGGTGTATGTCAGTGGTTGTATTATTTTCCTGTGACAAACACATGAGAATAGTCACCTCCTCGCTGCCTGCTCGATCGTCTCTCCACGTTGAACCTTTCCTCCAAAGCCATTCCACTTTCCTTCCCCAAACCCTCTCTTCTTCAGGCCCAACAGAACCCTGGTGGGCCGGACCACCAGCACCAGCGTCAGCAGCTTGGGGCTCAGcatctcttctctctgcagcGCAACACAGGGAATCAAACACCCGACAACGAAGACAAAGCTGTGGATTACAACGATCACCTTTTTGCCTTCCTCCATTAACACAGGCGAAACAAACACTGAGAACGTGGCTCCGAGCGGGATGACTGAGGACAGTCACATGGCTTGTTTTGGCGGTACCGAAGCATGGTGCATGGTGTCACGGCAAAAACACACCGACTAGAAACCATGCACTTTCTCCTGTACAAATGCACAAAGCAACAATTAGAATTTTGACGATAAAACCTTCTAACAGAATGTAGTAAcactaataatagtaataacaatagcaccaaaataataatagtgacgTTGACAAATGAAAGCCATCAATGAGCTGTTTTGCAAAATTATAATAAACATTTGCGtaacaacagcaaacatttatttatgaaaatgatATATTCTACATCGTACATTCCACAGACGATTTGTTTGCGTATTTGTTACCTTATTATAAGGACCTTATAAAATGTGTTCTTGAGTTAAAATGTGAGGCAACTgcgacaaaaaaagaaaggtatatttcaaaacacattttggaaaGCAAATCCAAAGATAGGAAGTCATACTAACTGAAAAGCAAGCGGAGCGGAACTGCAGTGCTTTAGGGCTGAGGGGACACGAATTGACAGAACACTCGGAGGGGTCGCACTGCGCTTGCGCATTTAAGCATGCGTGCTCAATGTCAACAACTCAGTGATGTGGCTGTCCTGCCGCCGGCGACTCTTCCACTCCTCTCCGCCACTTCTGAAGAAGCTGAAGGGGAAAACGGTGGCCGAACAAAATTGGTTGCAGCGGCAACTCCGCGACCCGTATGTCAAAGCGTCGCGCGCCCAGAACTTCCGCTGCAGAAGCGCTTTTAAGCTTCTGGAAATCGACGACAAGTTTCGACTCCTTGAGCCGGGACTCAGCGTTGTAGACTGTGGTGCTGCGCCTGGAGCCTGGAGCCAAGTGGCCATCCAGAGGGTCAACTCCGCGGGCACTGGTGAGCTGGATCGAGAATGATTCAAATCCCTTTAATATATCATTTATATTGTGTTGAAACCGACCTAGTTTATTGTTCCTTTTGGGTGTTCAACCCATCATTAAGTCAGTTAAGTTGGAGTCAGTCATGTTCTCTGATGTTGCAGATTCCAGGTTGCCACGGGGTACAGTCATTGGGCTTGATCTGCTGCACATATCACCTCTGGAAGGCGCCCGCTTGCTTCCGTTCCATAACGTCACAGATCCTGTCACACACGCCAAACTGCAAGGGCTTCTTCCTAAGGGCCAAGCGCATGTTATCCTCAGTGACATGGCGCCAAACGCCAGTGGTTTCCGGGACATGGACCACGAGAACCTCATCAATCTTTGTTTGTCATTGACAGACTTGGCCGAGAAGATTCTGCTACCAGGAGGCTCTCTGCTTTGTAAATACTGGGATGGAATCCTGGCTAAAAGGCTGCAAGAGAAGCTGTCTAGAGTCTTTGGTAGTGTGCAGTCTGTGAAGCCAAATGCCAGCAGGAAGGAGTCCGCTGAGAGATATGTCCTGGCAAGAATGTATAAAAAGCCAATGAAAGCGTCGTAAATGTGATGATGAAATGTCAAGTATGTTCAAAAAGAAGTCCAGAAACTGTCTTTACAACGTTCCATTTTGTAGCCTTTAAGAGTGTAgctgtacattttattttgtttcaggtaAAATGTCTTAGCTTTCTTGTTTTCTCTGCGACTTGTGAGACAAAATTCAGTTATGGGGAAATgtataaaacatttcaatgtataaatttattaactttttttctcTAATAATTGTTAATTTTCCCCAACAATATTTTGTCTTCGACGCACGAGAGATGGTTCTAGATTCTAACAAGAGGTGGCACTGTTGAGTCATAGCGAGGCCCAACTCTGACGCTTCCATCATGTGGGTGTTGATTTTCCTCCTTGCTAAGTGAGCAGCTTTGGCTCTCTAATATGTAAGtcctgcaaaaaaaacaaaaaaacaaaacccttcATGTCTTCACCCTCAAGAGTCCAAATGTTTCACGACACTTATTGATGGTTTTGCCGAGGGAGATTTGTGACTGAGGCCTGTTGAGCGGAGTAGCTTCTACTCATCATGTGCACCACCGGCCATGCAGCAGAATATGAATGTCTTTTGAAAGATCATGAAGGCATAAGCTCTGATCGATAAAAGTGATGTCACCATGACTAAGAGAAGGCACACTGAAGCAACGGTCTCTCTTCTTTCCCTCCTGTTGAAAACCATCTGCACAACTATGGACGAGTTTTGTTTCCTGGTGGCTGATtccattgatttgtttttgttgcagccCTGGTTCTGAAAATCACTGCATCTGTAATATTCCGAATTGGCCAGAACATTGGACTTTCCACACTCGGTTATTTGATTGTTTGTGACTTGTTTAATGAAGAGTCAGAGTGTTGGGGTTCGACATGTTATTGGCTCATTTAAGCGGCAGATTTTGTGCAGAGCAACTTGTTATTTTTCCACTTGTAGCTGGGCATTTGATGTGGTGGGTTTACCGTATCTTCTCCGCCAATGGATGGGATTGAAAGAAAAACCTAACAGCAAACCGTGACGCACTATCAAGATGACCCGTCGTCTTTTCCTTTCATTCTAGTGATGttcaggtgaggcttcatgaaacactgttctcGTTTTCGCAGCCTAGGTGTCTCTGAATTGGTTGtgcaaatccaaagattttagagaaaagagtgccatctagtgggctctgaaaatgaggacactgtttcatgaagcctcaccagcccatcactatatACTATAAAggagagcgccacctcctgagctTCGAAAACACGGAGGCTTCATCAGTTGGAAAGAGGCTTCATGTAACATTGTCCACATTTttggaggccactagatggcactgttttctgtattgtgtttGGCTTTcaagtatttcaatgaaacctcacatcattagaatcagaatcagctttatctGCATGGTctgtgaggatcccaccaactcggaaagtgctttggtatagcctgcaaacatgaacaaaaacaaaataaaataaggtaaaataaagtaactaataaataaataacccacaaacaacaagggctgatcacaaactctgaagctgttcctgtgactggaggttctggtctggattgtagcctcctgccagagggaagaggaacagtccatgaccagggtgagaagggtcggctctgatcccacctgcacgtctctgggtcctggagacatacaggtcatttataaaccaatatcgccacctactgagctctgaaaatgaagcctgtttcatgaagcctcacgacACATCACTAGTCAGCACTCAAATAAAGGACATTAGGCTTATGCAAGTCAAATAAATCCCATTGAAATGACTCATGGATCTTATTGAAACCAGCTCAGTCTTCAATTGATTTACAGTCTGATCATTTACACGAAACGAACatctgagagcgagtcagaCTCCTATTTGCATGAATGGCGGCAGCAGAGGAGACGACGAGgatgaataaattaataatgCGGCTACTTGGCCTCTCCGTCTCGGGAGTGATGAGCAATATGTGAGAAATTGAAACATTCATGGGGAAATTACGTGGGAATAAAAAAGGGAAGTGACCTCTAAAAGCGACTGTGTGGAATGAATGGAAGCTGCTCCGCCCGGCGATGAGGCTGATAGTGAAAGATGTGAGCAGATGACCAATTTCGCTTTTCATTACGTGTTGATGATTCGGCGCGttgctatttatatttaaattattcCGAAATTACGGTGGGTTTTTATGTTAATTCTGTTGGAAGCGCGCGCTCGCGGCCGATGATTCATTCTCAGGTTAATTCGTCCCTCTGTGGACGGCTGCAGGTTCACATTTAAATATGAGTcgataaacaaagacaaacagccggagaaacattttacatttcaatcTGATGATTTAATCACTGCTGAAGCACAAAGGAGCGCAGCTGCAATTTTAATGTGAATTTATCTTTGGATTTAAGTGGATTACTCATCATATTAAGTCTGCTGAACCTGATTATCcgtattatatatttttctctcGTCATCGCCAGATACACGCCAAACGTCAGCAGTAgatgcatttttatatttgtgtatATGTTTACACAAAAATTGTAATTtaagttaaataataaaaaggagATTTAGGGGGTGCTCTTGGATCAGAAAAGCTGATCCAAAGGCGATTTTAAGATGtgcaaaaatgaatatatatatatatatatatatatatatatatatatatatatatatatatatatatatatatatatatatatatatatatatatatatatatatatatacacatatatgtatatgtatatatgtatatgtatatacacatatatacatatatatatatatttttttattatttttttatttcaccttatttatactaaagctcttttcatgtcttgaaaatatttgtataagaatttaaatgttgagattttcaagtacattcagagtagtggaaaccctggaacattgtgtagcgaaaaacgtccctgaacaaaagcaaacagatgcttttgtttgcttttgttcagggattcctccatgtttgttgttgttgttatcatcctagctgccacgtgttttgtgcatcactgtgatcaatggaccaggaactcctgcacttacaaaggttccctgttgtctggagagcaaactgttcaattcatatatatatatatatttgcaagtgaaaatatgatgatcttgtttttattttttcatctttattttactttgttCATCTGCTGTTGTATTTCATGCCAATAATAATATGCAAATAATATACATGccaataataatgaatattaattattttttattatctattttttattgactaatactaataatttttttaaatggcttttaaaatatatattttttcttgttaGCTGTTTCAGTATCAACACTAACCCTTGTGTGGCAAGGACAACAACCAACATTCCCACAGGTTATACGCTGTGTGTGAAGTCTTGGTGTTAATATCTGCGCCTGATCTGTAGTTTTAGTATTTGCTCCGTGGCCTCCGTCCGCccgactgctgcagctgcttcttcctcttctcaccCTGAGCGAGAAAACAGTCATCGAAATTAACATTTGATCCAGAAACTGTTCTTAATGAGATGCTACTGGGTGAATCCCATCATATTCTCATTCGATTCTTCTCCGTCtccaaccaaaaacaaacaatcccTTCAATAGCGACACACCGGGAGCCTGAGATtgacaggaaattaaaaaaagggggCAATATCAGTCCAGTAACCATCATTCCTTTGGCCGACCTGAGTCACAAATATTAATTTCTACTCTGTTAAGATTCATCATCCTCCGAGTCTGTGCTCTGAATGAGAGCCAACGGAGCCAAGAGGCGTCCTCTGATCCGAAGTAATGACCATTATTACCAAGATAATTTCACACCATCTTCACAAATAAATGAGACTCAAAtctggctgtgagtgtgtgacaactgctgcttttatttgggctgtcaaaaatacaatgcTGACCAGTCTTTTGGATAACCTCAGATGCCTCATTTCTGGCAGCAACACGGCAGGGTAGAGCTGCTTCTACTGCGGCAGGTGAATGTGAGACGCAAGGGACCATtgggtacaaaaaaaaaaatctaaagctGCAATTGAAGTTTAAAATCAAGTTTAAtgtatgtggaaaaaaatgacaattgcTATTTCAATAATGTTACATCAAAAATGAGGGTGAGGGATGAGGGATGAGGATTTACTTGTGGATACTGATggtttgatgaggtttcatgaaactgctaATTTTCAGGTCTAAAAATAAGGTGAGAGCTCAGGGCAATGTTCAAGGCCAGTGCCATCTATTGGCCGATGTAAATTTGGACATCAGCAGCCCATTACTGTATTTAAGTGTGATCGATTGATGgagtttcgtgaaacagtgaattttcagagctcactagacAGTACTCgtggttttaaaaatgatctgaGGTTGTTGAAATAGTCGTTCATGgccagtgacatctagtggcctctaaaaatgaggacactgtttcatgaaacattgtcaacCCATGACTGCCAGTGGGCTTtgtgcattgtttgttttttaaaaaaattttaaaCTCAATATGACCctatttattaatataatacaatactaTTTTAACATGTGACATATTGTTAGTggtggatagatgaggtttcatgaagcagtgtcctaattttctgaggccactagatggtgctcttgctttagaaatgattttaagtgttcaaatccaaacattatgcGGCAGAGAAAACTAGGCCACTGTGtctgaaacctcatctacccatcagtacaTATCATTGATCACAATGAACTCAATGGAACAGTAGGGGGCAGTAGCCTTCTGCAACTCGCTTGTATTAggcaaacaaaaacaggagGTTGTGTTCTTTCAGTCCAACAGTGGTGGATCTTCAGAAGATTTGTGGAGTTATCTTCTGAGTTatttcacagacagacagacgcagGCGTAATACAGAGCGAATTATTATTGAATGACCATTTTAGAGGCTTTATATTCTAAATTCGaaagtgcttcatgaagcttcattttcCAATGGCTAGTTTAAGAAAGATAAACAACATTAGATCCTGGGCAGAAAAAGTGGAATGCATGATAGTAGAAAACTTTGTTTTGAGAAGCAAATTCTTGTTTAATATCTGATTCTGCGTAATAGCATTATGGATCATGGAAATGAAGACAAGCATCTTTGAGGGCCGATACTGTGTGAGTGTTTTCGGGTGGAAAAATGTCAGCAACATTATTGCGAGCGGGATGAAGGATGATTGTGAGAGGAGGGTTAAAGTGACGACGGATAAACAAAACGCAGGCGATAGAGAACAGCGCCGCGCGGTGCTCTGGGTCGCATCGTTTTCCGATGGCCCATATCAACTCTGGCTGACATTTACGAGGAACAATAGAATTCAACAGTGGAAAGCTCGAGTCAATAACATCATGTCGACTCTCTTATTGCTAATGTGAATTTCCCACAGGTGAGGTGTCTTTATTGGCGTTCACGAAGTTTAACCAGACAAAGTGCTGTTTCATGACAGGGCCTGCTGAGCTCCAGCAGACAGGGCCAAAAGAGAGGCGTCAGCATGACAGCAATATTCTCCGATTTAAACTCGAAAAGATAATTCGGACAGACTACAGTCTGGAGTGGCTAAAGCTCCATCCACAAGTGCCGGATGCTGGGACACTCACAAGCTCCCTGTTCTCCCGCCGAGGCCATCTGAGGACTCCTCATCTGTGTATGTCTGTCAGTCAAAAATGATGAATTACCTCACACAAATTCATCACATGAAGAAATATCCAGGACGAAAACACCGCACCTAATTGAATCTTGGGAGCCGTCACAGTCAGTGactgactttttaaaaagttcTCCATTATGTAGCATGACATCTACTTCTATTCCAATTCAGTGTCTATTAAAATTTTCAGTGGAAAGCTTGAATCTAGTCTAATATCTAATAATAATCGTGGCGATATAAGAAAGAAATGAGCTCCTTTTTTCTTAATCTGAGACACGACCGAGGACACAGAGTGTTAACAAGTGAtgcgctgatgaggcttcgtgaaacagcgaCAATGTTACagatttaaaattatttaaaatagtaAACTACTTCATATCAACAATAGCAGTATGAGAATTTGCCTCTAACCCTCTCAtaggttgatgaggcttcatgaaacagtgtcttatttttcagagttcagtaggtggcgagTTAAGTTTCGTGTAGAAATCGtctgaggtgtcattgaaacagttgttcaaagTCTATAGAttacacagcagacagtggTATCAAGTGGCCTTTGAACATTAGgagtgtttcacgaagcctcatccaTTCATCACATTCACCCTTGAACACAATTTGTATCTTTTTAAGCCGCCTGTACGTCTTGGTTCCACACCCTGGATCTTCTACCGTGTTTATCCAAGCCGCCATCATGGACTCTTAATGTTTTTCTACCCCAGTGcattaatattttcttttgtacTTTCCTGATGTGAACTTGTGTTTTTAGCTTTGATGCTTTTAAACCTCCTGACAGTCATGGCTGACCTGCACCAGTACTTCAGACTGTTGGATATTTTGGATGAACCTGTACGGTTTCCCATAATCACGTAGTTCTGATCGTAGTTTCATTTAGTTCAGTGTTTGATACATTTTGGGGTTTTCATTTTAGTCACCGTTGAATCCCAACCCCTCTTTTGAGGTTACCCCCACTTTCATTGAGAAGAATTGCTCATTGCTGCATAAAAAGctttttcaaaacaagatgGTTCTTTGAACATTCAAAGAGCCACTCATGTTTTTTAAAGGTCCAAGTGTGTATGTTCCAATACAACATCCATCAGATCTCTCTTTGTAAAACATATGCACAAAGCCCCACAATGCAATGATGAGGTTGTTTGCATCTTCGCTGCATAGAGGACTGTGAGTAAAGTGCGAGGTAATCCTCAGGCAAAGATTGTGTCCAATTATAAGAACCAAACTGTGACGCACTGCCTTTCACATTATGCAGTTTTATCTGCCAACGAGGGTGTAAATTTTTAATAAACTCATCATCGGCTCAGAACAAACTGGTCATTATCCCAGCGTAGACGTTGTCGGAGCCATTGCAAAGGAACTAACTCTCCATTAAAGGTCGAGATGATGAAGGCTTTATGCGTAGATTTTTATAACTTTTATGAGATGAAAGAGATTacatttggaaaaagaaattgcGTGTGTTAATGCGTTCAACCCGTTTCTTTGGTTATACTGCAGGGACCTATAAATAAAGGCCtcggggccaaatctggcccacgAAAACTTTATTTGTCGGCCACAAGGGATTGAATTAGACGCAGATGTACAGGGAAAATCTGACTCCCTCTTGTATGCAGTGGTggaaagtagtgatgggcttcagATGAGGGatgagatgaggcttcatgaaacagtgttgtcttttccagaggccactagatggcactctttgctctgaaatctttggaacAACCAAGTCAGAGAAACCGCTGTCATCTTTAAACTGACAGCGCCATCtcctgaggacactgtttcagtaAGGTTCATCTGCCTGTCACtagtgaaaagaaaataatttcatattgtacactgaaatatttacacTAGATCAGGCCTCCAGTGATTTAAAGTAAAACAATCGCAGTCTGCTTCAAGCTCAAACTGCCAGTCATAGATGCCTCAGTGAACATAAATTTAGTTTGGCTAGTAGCGTTTTGAATTTTGTGCGCGTCAGACATCCCAGCTGCAAGTGGAACCAACCCATGGACCCTGCCCAGGTCTATTTAAATGATTATTGCCAGAGTGTGTTTGATACTCAGCCATCCAGCGGGGGCTCAGTGTAGAACAGTAAGATCTGGGAAGATGGATCTCTCTACCTCATTGTCAACCGCTGCCTCTGCTGGTCAACCATGGACAGCATAAATGGATATTTTTAGAtgataagttaaaaaaaaataataaataatagtaactaaataaatgagaaatgaactaaaaaaatgaaaaaaaaaacaaccctttTTTTATTCTCAATTTGACTCTTTGTGGACAAACTATTAGCCAAAAACTGTAACAAACTGAGTTGCAGCATTAGAAATTATTTTGCCACTGTTCTCTCTCACACCGATGGACCACTAGTCCTTCTGGCGGCTGTCTATCATTTTGATCTGAGAGCACCTTTTGATCTGAGAGGTTCTCTCTCTCCGCCTCAGTAAAGGAGAATGGCGGACAATTCTTTGCGTACGCCTACTTGTTTTGTGCTCTGTTAAAAACATATAAACGCGACAGTCAGCGTTGTCGATCTCAGATTGGGTTTGAATAGTGGCATTCATTTGAGATACCTACGCCTTCCTTTTCTTGTGTGCTCTTAAACTTTgccacctaaaaaaaaaaaacaaagaaattctGATCACACTCAAGGACACAAGGTTGTCCTGAAGCCACTCCTTTGATGGCTTTGTGCTGGGGTCGCTGCCCAGCCATAGGATGAGCTGTCACCCCAGTGTGAGGTCAAGAGTGCGCTAAAGCAGGTCTGATGTCTCTTTATTGCTGCACTCGCTTTCCCTTAATCCTGACTGGTCTCAGTTTCTGCTGCAGAAAAGCATGACCACAGCATGGTGCTGTGTACACCATGCATCAGAGTAGGGCTCATATTGGCCTGGATTATTGTCAAAAACACGCCTCACATTCCCGCTAAACAGTTCTATCACGGTTTCACCGGTCCAGATGACTTCATTCCTCATGGCCTGAGACACCTATGTGCGCGTTTTGGCACCTCCTTTTGGGAGTGGGGCTCAATTGGTGAAGGGTCTGTGAGCTGGTTATCAGATCTGAACCATGAGCATCAGTTTCTCGGCTACCCTTCTGACTAAGGCCCATCTCTCCTGAAAAGTGTCCTGGGCTTGTTTTGAATGCACATCTCACCACACCCATGCGTGCACAGCTGCACTGATAGGAAATGCATTGGGAACATGCCATAAACAGACAGAAAAGACCAGACCAGAAAAAGCACAtatttacaacatttttatgagtaAAGAATGAGTTTTGTCATGCTTTCAAAGTTCAGTAAATCAGCCTCCATGAGAGTGACTTTTTCAGTAGCCTGACTCATGCATTTGGTTTCAGCGCAGATTAGTCATCGCGACGACGTCAAAGTCACCTACCTTGGCGTACTTGTTCTCTCTATtgtaccaaagaaaaaaatgatttatgcTACAAAGACGGGGCTTATTGATGAAGGAATCCACATATATCTTCACTTAAAATAAAGAGATCACAGTCTCTGATGAAATGAATGTAGtttaataacagaaaaaaatggaacacaCTGTTTTTGACTTTCCAGCCCAAGGGAATTTAAGTGGAACATGTATGTCAAGCTGTCTATTTTCTGACAAGGACATAGACGAGTAGCCTTGTGGTCTTCTCACCGAGATAGTcaggtgtttttattattatcagatATAACTTTCATCTTAGTGATGGGTACAAACTATTGTGATATGCAATGGATAATGATAGGCTTAGAGTATATAAGAGGGACGGctcatgtcaggtgtttaggagacaagtcagagaggctagatggagatggtttggacacgtacagaggagagagagtcagtacattggtaggaagatgttgaggttggaactgacaggcagaaggtggagaggaaggccacagaggagagtgatggaggtggtgaaggaggacatgaggtttgtaggtttgagagaagaggaagcagaggacagggtgagatgaaggaaggtgatccgctgtggccaagaagaaggaggaggagaagaaggagaagaagaaggaggaggagaagacggagaagaatgtggaggaggaggagaagaaggagaagaagaagatgttgaggttggaactgccaggcagaaggtggagaggaaggccaaagaggagatttatggaggtggtgaaggaggacatgaggtttgtaggtttgagagaagaggaagcagaggacagggtgagatggaggaagatgatctgctgtggccgagaagaaggaacaggagaagaaggaggaggaggaggagaagaaggaggagaaggagaagaagaagatgttgaggttggaactgccaggcagaaggtggagaggagaggagagccaaagaggagattgatggaggtggtgaaggaggacatgaggtttgtaggtttgagagaagaggaagcagagaacagGGTGAGttagaggaagatgatccgctgtggccaagaagaaggaggagaagaagaagatgttgaggttggaactgcccggcagaaggtggagaggaaggccaaagaggagattgatggaggtggtgaaggaggacatgaggtttgcaggtttgagagaagaggaagcagaggacagggtgagatggaggtagaaaaagaagaagaagaatctttATCTCCATCCAGCTCATCGCGTCGCAGGGCaggaatttaagaatgaagtcAGACCCCCTCCACCACTTCTTGGGTGCCCCCCATTGACCATTGCCCTATATGCCTTTGTATGGGCTCAATACATTTGTACGAGTAGCAGCAGCAAAGTCCTTTGTTTATCAGAGGCTTTTCAAACTAAGTTTTAATTGGATCCCTTCGTTCTGTGTTTAATGAACTTGTCGCAGGACAGGTAGGGGAGCTGCCGTCAGGGGACTGTCGCGAGATCTACTTGC
The genomic region above belongs to Synchiropus splendidus isolate RoL2022-P1 chromosome 19, RoL_Sspl_1.0, whole genome shotgun sequence and contains:
- the mrm2 gene encoding rRNA methyltransferase 2, mitochondrial, with the translated sequence MWLSCRRRLFHSSPPLLKKLKGKTVAEQNWLQRQLRDPYVKASRAQNFRCRSAFKLLEIDDKFRLLEPGLSVVDCGAAPGAWSQVAIQRVNSAGTDSRLPRGTVIGLDLLHISPLEGARLLPFHNVTDPVTHAKLQGLLPKGQAHVILSDMAPNASGFRDMDHENLINLCLSLTDLAEKILLPGGSLLCKYWDGILAKRLQEKLSRVFGSVQSVKPNASRKESAERYVLARMYKKPMKAS